The following proteins come from a genomic window of Candidatus Bathyarchaeia archaeon:
- a CDS encoding DNA topoisomerase IV subunit A, with product MKKRNKYSAVDRKKEVLANLKDFGSTLYGQMEKGTFPWIKMPSRSIENIYYDQKLRQYVLGDKSVRRTSRNIRHIRPFTQLVWVARFADELTKHRKTSTLRDVYYSAQAYEMTFKDQAESDNVITDLETVSRYAREDFNVFPEERSAIFGDLTIEYTVPGYEGKRLNLTSHPDGVMIGPALTSSEFVKTSADKVIAIEKGGLFTRFIEEQVHKKYNAVLVLTAGQAPRATRHMIRRLNQELDLPVFIFTDGDPWGMHIAMVIISGSANAAHLRDLTTPDAKWSGVWATDIVDYKLPSDPLTDMDIKRLNELQKDPRYDGALWQRETKTFFKIRKKAEQEAFSRYGLTYIVDEYLPAKLEESEKL from the coding sequence ATGAAGAAACGGAATAAGTACTCAGCGGTAGATCGAAAAAAAGAGGTTTTGGCCAACCTCAAAGACTTCGGCAGTACTCTATATGGACAGATGGAGAAGGGCACGTTTCCGTGGATAAAGATGCCCAGCCGCAGCATAGAAAACATATACTACGACCAAAAACTCAGACAATACGTGCTAGGCGACAAATCAGTGCGCCGAACCAGCAGAAACATACGCCACATACGCCCCTTCACCCAACTCGTATGGGTAGCACGCTTCGCAGACGAATTGACCAAACACAGAAAAACGTCTACGTTGAGGGACGTCTATTATTCAGCCCAAGCCTACGAAATGACCTTCAAGGACCAGGCGGAATCCGACAACGTCATTACAGACCTTGAAACCGTGTCCAGATACGCCCGAGAAGACTTCAACGTGTTTCCAGAAGAACGCTCAGCCATATTTGGCGACTTGACAATCGAATACACTGTGCCCGGCTATGAGGGAAAACGCCTCAATCTAACCTCACACCCCGACGGCGTTATGATAGGCCCAGCATTAACTTCATCGGAGTTTGTCAAAACAAGCGCCGACAAAGTCATAGCCATCGAGAAAGGCGGCTTATTCACAAGATTCATCGAGGAGCAAGTGCACAAAAAATACAACGCAGTACTGGTGCTCACGGCTGGACAGGCGCCGCGAGCCACACGCCACATGATACGAAGGCTAAACCAGGAACTCGACCTGCCAGTCTTCATTTTCACCGACGGCGACCCATGGGGAATGCACATCGCCATGGTCATAATCTCAGGCTCAGCCAACGCCGCACACCTGCGGGATTTAACCACACCAGACGCCAAATGGAGCGGAGTCTGGGCCACTGACATTGTTGACTACAAACTGCCAAGTGACCCATTAACTGACATGGACATCAAACGCCTCAATGAGTTACAAAAGGATCCACGCTACGACGGCGCCCTGTGGCAACGAGAAACAAAAACATTCTTCAAGATCAGGAAGAAGGCGGAGCAAGAGGCGTTCAGCCGCTACGGTCTGACCTACATCGTTGATGAATACCTGCCCGCTAAACTAGAGGAATCTGAAAAACTTTAA
- a CDS encoding DNA topoisomerase VI subunit B, with the protein MELSPFERIRVAETTFEEISAADFFYRNRDIAGFTNPARAIFSSIRELIENSLDAADATGIPPDIYVRLSYEDQEKFISALENEKKGEDEEEEEVAETFETGVYRLRIEDNGSGVPARHIPAAFGQVLFGSKYKLKQARGTFGLGGTMALLYGQITTHKPASVISGTGGAKIYFCKLMVDIQRNRPVILDRKILFNKEGWRGTVVDFTLEADYSKAMPRIIEYLKQTALVNPYANITFIDPKGRLYKFTRATTKMPPPPKETKPHPYGVDVETIQRMMRITPCRNMVDFMRYHFLRVGEKTAHRFLEFSGLGKTKDPRKLKPEEIVRLVHMLKRYDGFLAPDASCLSPLGTELLKTGILKELQPEFISISQRPPATYSGHPFIVEAAIAYGGNIPKKNDFVLYRFANRIPLLYDEASDVSWRIIKSMNWRRYRVSPDLPIAILVHLCSTKVPYKTVGKEFIADRPEIKREILNAIRDAARDIQHFLSRRENVERERKRLSTFSKYLPKIAQFSTELAKKKYPPDISKLLKSVKVYEETE; encoded by the coding sequence ATGGAACTTTCACCATTCGAGCGGATACGTGTGGCTGAAACCACATTTGAAGAGATCTCAGCTGCCGACTTCTTCTACAGAAACAGAGACATCGCTGGCTTTACTAACCCCGCGCGCGCCATTTTCAGCTCAATACGTGAACTGATTGAAAACTCTTTAGACGCGGCAGACGCTACGGGCATCCCCCCAGACATCTACGTTCGACTCTCATATGAAGACCAAGAGAAATTCATAAGCGCACTTGAAAACGAAAAAAAAGGCGAAGACGAAGAAGAGGAAGAAGTAGCTGAGACCTTCGAGACGGGCGTTTACCGACTGCGCATAGAAGACAACGGCTCAGGCGTTCCCGCAAGGCACATACCAGCCGCCTTCGGCCAAGTCTTATTCGGTTCAAAATACAAGCTGAAGCAGGCACGAGGCACGTTTGGTTTAGGCGGCACCATGGCGCTGTTGTACGGACAAATCACAACGCATAAGCCCGCATCGGTGATTTCGGGCACAGGCGGAGCCAAGATCTACTTCTGCAAGCTGATGGTGGACATCCAGCGTAACCGCCCAGTGATTTTGGACCGCAAAATCCTTTTCAATAAGGAAGGCTGGCGTGGCACAGTCGTCGACTTCACACTTGAAGCTGACTACAGCAAGGCCATGCCACGCATAATCGAATACCTCAAGCAGACCGCATTAGTCAACCCATACGCTAATATCACTTTCATCGACCCAAAAGGCAGGCTGTACAAGTTCACTCGGGCAACAACAAAGATGCCGCCGCCTCCCAAAGAAACGAAACCGCATCCATACGGCGTTGATGTGGAAACGATACAGCGCATGATGCGCATAACACCGTGCCGCAACATGGTTGACTTCATGCGATACCACTTCCTCCGCGTAGGCGAAAAAACAGCACACCGATTCCTAGAATTCTCAGGCCTAGGTAAAACCAAAGACCCACGCAAACTCAAACCCGAAGAAATCGTGCGCCTAGTCCACATGCTGAAAAGATATGACGGATTCCTGGCACCAGACGCCAGCTGCCTCTCCCCGCTGGGCACTGAGCTGTTGAAGACAGGCATACTCAAAGAACTTCAGCCCGAATTCATCTCCATCAGCCAGCGGCCACCTGCAACCTATTCGGGACACCCATTTATCGTCGAAGCCGCAATCGCATACGGCGGCAACATACCGAAAAAAAACGACTTCGTTCTCTACAGATTCGCAAATCGCATTCCACTTTTGTACGATGAGGCCAGCGACGTGAGCTGGAGAATCATCAAATCAATGAATTGGCGCCGATATAGAGTATCGCCAGACCTGCCCATTGCCATACTGGTCCACCTGTGCAGCACTAAAGTGCCTTACAAAACGGTGGGCAAAGAATTCATCGCTGACCGACCCGAAATCAAAAGGGAAATACTAAACGCCATACGAGACGCCGCACGTGACATCCAGCATTTCCTGTCGCGACGGGAGAACGTGGAGCGAGAAAGAAAACGATTAAGCACGTTCTCCAAGTACCTGCCCAAAATCGCGCAGTTCTCAACTGAACTTGCCAAGAAGAAGTATCCACCTGACATAAGTAAGTTGTTGAAGAGTGTGAAAGTGTATGAAGAAACGGAATAA
- a CDS encoding radical SAM protein, producing MTSACTCKCIMCGVWRQGANYISDETFNDTVEVLESLGFYNFSLTGGEPLLHPKYFDYMKYLDRRGLYTNSPTNGTLLNEKNVSRLREANVDSIFVSIDSLKAETAGFIRHYPDQLSKALNGLKLLKKHGIPRAAILVLSNYNIDDYVRMITELDEKYDAPSILCFPDWGVGPLDKILGHPLDVNGSLIPAIDRNKLIRLVDDLIDLKKRGYRLFNATEYLLDVKRTYLGEPRRITCYGGYHVLNVDWNGNVTACFNKKTPLCHVTHLADAPLVKDPCFQCLNQCFVELSYVAENMARKRFWTVLDDWSTIFKTLH from the coding sequence GTGACTTCCGCCTGCACCTGCAAGTGCATCATGTGTGGCGTTTGGAGGCAAGGTGCCAATTACATTTCTGATGAGACTTTCAATGACACGGTGGAAGTTCTCGAGAGTCTGGGATTCTACAATTTTTCTTTGACAGGAGGAGAGCCGCTTCTGCACCCAAAGTACTTCGATTACATGAAGTACTTGGACAGGAGAGGGCTCTACACTAATTCGCCTACTAATGGAACACTATTGAATGAAAAAAATGTGTCGAGATTAAGGGAGGCAAATGTTGACTCGATTTTTGTTTCCATTGACTCGCTTAAGGCGGAGACCGCTGGCTTCATTAGGCATTACCCCGACCAACTAAGTAAGGCATTGAATGGATTGAAGCTGCTGAAGAAACATGGGATTCCCAGAGCTGCCATTCTTGTCCTCTCCAATTATAACATCGACGATTATGTTAGAATGATTACTGAATTGGACGAGAAATATGATGCTCCGAGCATCCTCTGCTTTCCTGATTGGGGTGTTGGCCCTTTGGACAAGATACTGGGGCATCCGCTAGATGTGAACGGCTCGCTGATACCTGCCATTGATAGAAACAAGTTGATTCGGCTGGTTGACGACTTGATTGACTTGAAAAAACGCGGCTATCGTTTATTCAACGCTACGGAGTACCTGTTAGACGTTAAGCGTACCTATTTGGGTGAGCCTAGGCGGATAACTTGTTACGGTGGCTACCACGTTCTAAACGTGGACTGGAATGGCAATGTTACAGCGTGCTTCAACAAGAAGACCCCGTTATGCCACGTCACGCATCTGGCTGATGCTCCATTGGTTAAGGACCCTTGTTTCCAATGCCTAAACCAATGTTTTGTGGAGCTCTCCTACGTAGCCGAGAACATGGCGCGAAAACGTTTCTGGACAGTTCTGGACGACTGGTCGACAATTTTCAAAACACTGCACTAG
- a CDS encoding RNA-processing protein → MARASTFIKIPRDRIGALIGPEGKVKQVIEKRLKVELAIDSESGDVTIMLASGAEDPSQLFRTQEVITAIGRGFSPERAFRLINDEDAVLEVIDLREMFGSSQAELQRVKGRIIGQEGKTRRIVEELTEADVSVHGHTVALIANMDEMEVAREAIKMLLRGSEHSTVYRYLHRKRRDLKKKKLELWEKLPEELKK, encoded by the coding sequence GTGGCGCGCGCTAGCACGTTCATAAAGATTCCAAGAGACCGCATAGGCGCCTTGATCGGTCCAGAGGGCAAAGTCAAACAAGTCATAGAGAAACGACTCAAAGTTGAGCTAGCAATTGACAGCGAATCAGGCGATGTAACCATCATGCTGGCGTCTGGAGCAGAAGACCCGTCTCAACTCTTCAGGACGCAAGAGGTCATAACCGCCATTGGACGCGGCTTCTCGCCTGAACGAGCCTTCCGCCTAATCAATGATGAAGACGCGGTGCTTGAGGTAATTGACCTGCGCGAAATGTTCGGCAGCTCACAAGCTGAACTGCAGCGAGTGAAAGGCAGAATTATAGGGCAAGAAGGCAAGACAAGGCGCATAGTGGAAGAGTTGACCGAGGCTGATGTGTCGGTTCACGGTCACACAGTTGCATTAATCGCCAACATGGATGAGATGGAAGTAGCCCGAGAAGCCATCAAAATGCTTCTACGAGGAAGCGAGCACAGCACAGTCTACCGCTACCTGCACAGAAAAAGACGAGACTTGAAGAAAAAGAAACTGGAACTATGGGAAAAACTGCCTGAAGAACTTAAAAAATGA
- a CDS encoding serine protein kinase RIO, translating into MSFRKRVDAKLKRKERRYETEQLMKTKRSEEYEALEEVFDRSTLMTVYGFLNKGIIDQIFGAVKAGKESKLYWGKDREGNTLAIKIFLTISAEFKRGMIPYIVGDPRFSHVKRDTRSLVYAWAQKEFKNLTQAVKVSVRVPKPIDVKHNVLIMEFIGDEGESAPLLRETEIKNPGRVYNQVLSSVRKLYQKAKLVHGDLSEYNIMLWKNQPVLFDVSQAVPLEHPMAEQLLRRDLENLNRFFKRLGIEVLSPEEAYRKVTSSGAR; encoded by the coding sequence GTGTCTTTTCGGAAACGGGTGGATGCGAAGCTTAAGCGGAAAGAACGGCGCTACGAAACTGAGCAGTTGATGAAGACGAAGCGCAGCGAGGAATATGAAGCTCTTGAAGAGGTTTTCGACCGCTCAACGTTAATGACCGTGTACGGTTTTCTGAACAAGGGCATAATAGACCAGATTTTTGGCGCAGTTAAGGCTGGAAAAGAATCAAAACTCTACTGGGGCAAAGATAGAGAGGGCAACACTTTAGCTATCAAAATCTTCCTCACCATTTCAGCTGAGTTCAAACGAGGTATGATACCATACATTGTAGGTGATCCACGTTTCTCGCATGTTAAGCGTGACACGCGTTCGCTGGTTTATGCTTGGGCTCAGAAGGAATTCAAGAATTTGACGCAGGCTGTTAAGGTTAGCGTCAGGGTGCCTAAGCCAATAGATGTGAAACACAACGTGTTGATTATGGAGTTCATTGGAGACGAAGGCGAAAGTGCGCCTTTGCTCAGAGAAACCGAAATCAAAAATCCAGGACGCGTCTACAATCAAGTTCTCAGCAGCGTGAGAAAACTGTATCAGAAGGCGAAGCTGGTGCACGGAGACCTAAGCGAATACAACATAATGCTTTGGAAAAACCAGCCAGTCCTGTTCGACGTTTCGCAGGCTGTCCCTTTGGAGCATCCGATGGCAGAGCAGCTACTGCGCAGAGATCTGGAGAACTTGAATAGATTTTTTAAGCGGCTGGGCATAGAAGTGCTTTCTCCAGAGGAAGCTTACAGGAAGGTGACAAGTAGTGGCGCGCGCTAG
- the eif1A gene encoding translation initiation factor eIF-1A, translating to MGKKKVVSETDFQNMILPATTDVLGVAVKMLGFDRIMVKCQDGHERLCRIRGKIKRRVWIREGDIVLVSPWDFQADSRGDIIWRYTRGQVDWLRKKGYLAL from the coding sequence TTGGGCAAAAAGAAGGTCGTAAGCGAGACTGACTTTCAAAACATGATATTGCCTGCTACGACTGATGTTCTAGGCGTGGCTGTGAAGATGCTGGGTTTCGACCGCATCATGGTCAAGTGCCAAGACGGGCATGAACGCTTGTGCCGCATTAGAGGCAAGATCAAGCGGCGTGTATGGATTCGTGAAGGCGACATAGTCCTAGTTTCGCCATGGGACTTTCAAGCTGACAGTCGAGGCGACATCATCTGGCGTTACACGAGGGGACAGGTTGACTGGCTTAGGAAGAAGGGCTACCTCGCGCTCTAA
- a CDS encoding AbrB/MazE/SpoVT family DNA-binding domain-containing protein: MPETSDSVEFTSYVRKEGRITLPKEVRDVLGIEEGSLVRCKIERVKSKK, from the coding sequence TTGCCTGAGACTAGTGATTCTGTTGAGTTCACTTCGTACGTGCGTAAGGAGGGTAGGATAACGCTTCCAAAGGAGGTCAGAGATGTGCTTGGCATTGAAGAGGGCAGTCTAGTGCGGTGCAAGATTGAGAGGGTGAAGTCTAAGAAATGA
- a CDS encoding glycosyltransferase family 2 protein: MPVYNEPNVVDRLLNACTSFNSPPYEVVVVDDSDDGVTTERLRAWEMRVSRVKVVHRDSRKGWKGGALNVGLDHLDPRSSHVLVFDADFVPPSDLISRFVGRFEELNGDESVVAVQGYQRHDLNGDENWVTRGVRVWHSLYNMVELNGQSRLGLLSLLTGSVYMIRTGVLRRFRFGEVTTEDTELTVRLHEAGFRVVFDSGLAASGECPNTLRRLFRQQMRWAEGHTRTYRDHFLKILCCRSISLRDKVNFVFVGFSFLNNVLVAGLMVAWLMTFLFPAYFLPQPVMQASLLLFLAIVPSGVFSSLVALWLEDAKGDFRKIGYAWFLNLLMAPVVAYAALKGLFTRKGYFHRTHKTGKIVAKGDLGLRLVQHEAA; this comes from the coding sequence TTGCCTGTTTATAATGAACCCAATGTTGTTGATCGTTTGTTGAATGCTTGTACGAGTTTTAATTCGCCTCCGTATGAGGTTGTTGTTGTTGATGACTCGGATGATGGCGTAACTACTGAGCGATTGCGGGCTTGGGAAATGCGCGTTAGTCGTGTTAAGGTTGTTCATCGTGATTCTCGGAAGGGTTGGAAGGGTGGCGCCTTGAATGTTGGTTTGGATCATTTAGATCCTCGCAGCAGTCATGTTTTGGTTTTCGACGCGGATTTTGTTCCGCCTAGTGATTTGATTAGTCGTTTTGTTGGCAGGTTCGAGGAGTTGAATGGTGACGAGAGCGTTGTGGCTGTTCAGGGTTATCAGCGGCATGATTTGAATGGTGATGAGAATTGGGTTACTCGCGGTGTGCGCGTGTGGCATAGTTTGTATAATATGGTTGAGTTGAATGGGCAGAGTCGTTTGGGTTTGCTTTCTTTGTTAACTGGCAGTGTGTACATGATTCGTACGGGTGTGCTTAGGCGTTTTCGGTTTGGTGAGGTGACAACTGAGGATACGGAGTTGACTGTGCGTCTACATGAGGCTGGTTTTAGGGTTGTTTTTGATTCGGGTTTGGCGGCGTCTGGTGAGTGTCCGAATACGTTGCGTCGTTTGTTTAGGCAGCAGATGCGTTGGGCTGAGGGGCATACGCGGACTTATCGGGATCATTTTTTGAAGATTTTGTGTTGTCGTTCTATTAGTTTGCGTGATAAAGTGAACTTTGTGTTTGTTGGGTTTTCCTTTTTGAATAATGTGTTGGTGGCTGGCTTGATGGTGGCTTGGTTGATGACTTTTCTGTTTCCTGCGTATTTTCTGCCTCAGCCTGTAATGCAGGCTAGTTTATTGTTGTTCTTGGCTATTGTGCCATCTGGGGTTTTTTCTTCTTTGGTTGCTCTTTGGCTTGAGGATGCTAAGGGGGATTTTAGGAAGATTGGGTATGCTTGGTTTTTGAATTTGCTAATGGCTCCAGTTGTGGCTTATGCGGCGCTGAAAGGATTGTTCACAAGGAAAGGATACTTCCACAGAACACACAAAACTGGAAAGATAGTGGCGAAGGGTGATTTGGGTTTGAGATTGGTGCAGCATGAAGCTGCTTGA
- a CDS encoding glycosyltransferase — translation MTELSLVERKHPAVEGSLVSHSFLDRRVCVALTAFNDEEAISGAVREFLSQKNVVEVVVVDNNSLDRTTTEALGAGARVVHEGKQGYGFACIRGLREALRCTDGDVVVLAEGDMTFRAGDVWKMLPYLDDVDMVVGSRTHSQLVDRDSQLDWFYIWGNLFLAKVLQFRFFDLKFFGRIRLTDVGCTMRAIRTEALAEIINELTVGGHHFSPHMTLVALKRGLRVVEVPLTFRRRVGVSKGAGGNKKLAMKVGLKMLWHILTG, via the coding sequence TTGACTGAACTGAGTTTGGTTGAAAGGAAGCATCCTGCAGTTGAGGGTTCATTGGTTTCTCATTCTTTCTTGGATAGGCGGGTTTGTGTTGCGTTGACCGCGTTTAATGATGAGGAGGCGATTTCTGGGGCTGTGAGGGAGTTTCTTTCTCAGAAGAATGTTGTTGAGGTGGTTGTTGTTGATAATAATAGTTTGGATAGGACGACCACAGAGGCGTTAGGTGCTGGTGCTCGTGTGGTTCATGAGGGGAAGCAGGGTTATGGTTTTGCGTGTATTCGTGGTTTACGTGAGGCTTTGCGTTGTACTGATGGTGATGTTGTTGTGTTGGCAGAGGGTGATATGACTTTTCGTGCTGGTGATGTTTGGAAGATGCTTCCTTATTTGGATGATGTGGATATGGTTGTGGGGAGTAGGACGCATAGTCAGTTGGTTGATCGTGACTCGCAGTTGGATTGGTTTTATATTTGGGGGAATCTGTTTTTGGCTAAGGTGTTGCAGTTTAGGTTTTTTGATTTGAAGTTTTTTGGGAGGATTCGTTTGACTGATGTTGGGTGTACGATGCGTGCTATTAGAACGGAGGCTTTGGCTGAGATAATTAATGAGTTGACGGTGGGAGGCCATCATTTTTCTCCTCACATGACTTTGGTGGCGCTTAAGCGAGGATTGAGGGTAGTGGAGGTTCCTTTGACGTTTAGGAGAAGGGTGGGAGTGTCGAAAGGCGCCGGAGGAAATAAAAAACTAGCGATGAAGGTTGGACTCAAGATGTTGTGGCACATCTTGACTGGTTGA
- a CDS encoding glycosyltransferase family 4 protein: MRFLFLAFRDLKNPAAVGGDFYLWELAKGLSRLGHSAAFVCSRFEGSRPSEIVDGVEVVRFAGGLSLPFRILNEYVKRFRGRVDVVVEEAIGGQRIPFLAGAYVREPLVAVWHQRHDKIFREQYPFPVAVVLSFFERFLARLYRSRTVVTPSKGAREKLMQLGFRRENLKVVYDGVDEIFHDAMPNEKREDLIVCLGKLRRYKRADHAILALERVVHQANRPCRLVIAGKVSEIDRGYVDGLHNLAERLRVADLVEFKVNIPEKEKLELLEKARVLVQPSPVEGFSIVVVEANRCGTPVVVSDGVPSDVVVNGHNGLVYPFGDVEALASAITELMKDDAIWNKMSKNAHEWAQQFNWERSVFTFQRILKLVNADSARVRAK; encoded by the coding sequence TTGCGTTTCTTGTTTCTTGCTTTTCGTGATTTGAAGAATCCGGCTGCGGTTGGTGGAGATTTTTATCTTTGGGAGTTGGCTAAGGGTTTGTCTCGGTTAGGGCACAGTGCTGCTTTTGTTTGCAGTAGGTTTGAAGGTTCGAGACCTAGTGAAATTGTTGATGGTGTTGAAGTTGTCAGATTCGCTGGCGGGCTGAGTTTGCCTTTTAGGATTTTGAATGAGTATGTGAAGAGGTTTAGGGGTCGAGTTGATGTTGTTGTTGAGGAGGCGATTGGTGGTCAGCGGATTCCTTTTTTGGCTGGGGCTTATGTTCGGGAGCCTTTGGTTGCGGTTTGGCATCAGAGGCATGATAAGATTTTTCGTGAGCAGTATCCGTTTCCTGTCGCGGTTGTTCTTTCTTTTTTTGAAAGGTTTCTGGCCAGATTGTATCGGAGTCGTACTGTTGTGACTCCTTCTAAGGGTGCGAGAGAGAAGCTTATGCAGCTTGGGTTTAGAAGGGAGAATTTGAAGGTCGTCTATGATGGAGTCGATGAGATTTTTCATGATGCTATGCCAAACGAGAAAAGGGAGGATTTGATTGTTTGTTTGGGGAAGCTGCGCAGATATAAGCGGGCTGATCATGCGATTTTGGCTCTTGAACGTGTTGTTCATCAGGCTAATAGACCTTGTAGACTTGTTATCGCTGGGAAGGTTAGTGAAATAGACAGGGGCTATGTTGACGGGTTGCATAATCTTGCCGAGCGGCTTCGTGTTGCTGATCTTGTTGAGTTTAAGGTTAATATTCCAGAGAAAGAGAAACTGGAATTGTTAGAGAAGGCGCGGGTTTTGGTTCAGCCTTCTCCGGTTGAGGGTTTTAGCATTGTTGTTGTGGAAGCTAATAGGTGCGGTACTCCCGTTGTTGTCAGCGATGGAGTTCCAAGCGACGTTGTAGTCAATGGTCATAACGGGCTTGTCTATCCTTTTGGCGATGTTGAGGCTTTAGCCTCCGCTATTACTGAATTGATGAAAGATGATGCTATCTGGAACAAAATGTCGAAAAACGCCCACGAATGGGCTCAGCAGTTCAATTGGGAACGTTCAGTTTTCACGTTCCAAAGAATTTTGAAGCTAGTTAATGCAGATTCGGCCAGAGTTCGTGCTAAATGA
- a CDS encoding glycosyltransferase family 2 protein codes for MILNFNGKQFLGECFKSLRITEYPCYEVYLVDNGSSDNSVEYVQENFPWVKIIKHRKNYGFCEGYNKAIRQIDAKYVMLLNNDIKVLKKDWLINLVEVLEGDDKIAAVGAKLIFANFPSIINSVGGRLYRWSGAADIGARESDFGQYDRPPIEPFYNCGGAMLLRRDIFLSVGGFDSKMFAYSEDLDLCWRFRLAGFRIVYCPKVTIHHIFSASWHSYGLYKMYLSNRNLIRAMGKNYSLSSLCKNAPLFILNGLVQTMLFSLVFRKTLAFYFNLKALAWNIANLPSTMKERYKIQTSRKTPENAVLTAMGQEKFEKVTEILRKIRFDRKYSGMR; via the coding sequence TTGATTTTGAACTTCAATGGCAAGCAATTTTTGGGAGAGTGTTTCAAGTCTTTGAGAATCACAGAATACCCTTGTTACGAGGTATATCTTGTGGATAACGGAAGTAGCGACAATTCAGTTGAATACGTACAGGAAAATTTCCCTTGGGTGAAAATAATAAAACATCGAAAAAATTATGGGTTCTGTGAGGGTTACAACAAAGCCATTCGACAGATTGATGCAAAGTATGTTATGTTGCTTAACAATGACATCAAAGTTTTGAAGAAGGACTGGTTGATAAACCTTGTTGAAGTCCTTGAAGGTGATGATAAGATAGCGGCTGTCGGAGCTAAGCTCATATTTGCGAATTTTCCTTCCATAATCAATTCTGTTGGAGGGAGGTTGTATAGGTGGAGTGGAGCAGCTGATATTGGAGCCCGGGAGAGTGATTTTGGTCAATATGACCGACCTCCAATAGAGCCATTTTACAATTGTGGCGGAGCAATGTTACTTCGGCGTGACATTTTCTTGTCTGTTGGGGGATTTGACAGCAAAATGTTTGCTTACTCTGAAGACTTGGACTTGTGTTGGAGATTTCGACTAGCTGGGTTCAGAATTGTTTATTGTCCAAAGGTGACCATTCATCATATTTTTTCTGCCTCATGGCACTCATATGGACTGTACAAGATGTATTTGTCAAATAGAAACCTAATACGCGCAATGGGAAAAAATTATTCTCTATCTTCTCTTTGCAAAAATGCGCCGTTATTCATCCTGAATGGCTTAGTACAGACTATGCTTTTCTCATTAGTATTCAGAAAAACCCTTGCATTCTATTTCAACCTCAAAGCTCTGGCGTGGAACATAGCAAACTTACCCAGCACAATGAAAGAGAGATACAAAATACAGACCAGCCGAAAAACTCCCGAAAATGCAGTCCTTACTGCTATGGGACAAGAAAAATTTGAGAAAGTGACAGAAATTCTGAGGAAAATACGTTTTGACCGAAAATACTCTGGCATGAGGTAA
- a CDS encoding FkbM family methyltransferase → MVELSKILWQNVKKLRDGVRNSGILGTMDPMIDKLVDYTFRPPSHETEATLPLRLKLMIPQSCRVFRDLAAGVYEKELTLLFMRLAKNGMNIVDLGAHVGYYTVLASRLVGPKGKVYAFEPDPFNMDYLLKNIKRNDCSNVIAVRKAVSNRTGLAYFSVDPYHGQSHLSTIASENSVMVQTVRLDSFLKDEEWPRIDLIKADIEGGERAAIEGMREICRRNPEILLIMECNLNALHRFGTTREDLIAVLLSLDFRKGYVIERKMEPFGVAKNFPNRSSTTYNLLLQRQE, encoded by the coding sequence ATGGTGGAGTTAAGCAAGATTCTCTGGCAGAATGTAAAGAAGCTAAGAGATGGCGTCAGAAACTCAGGCATCTTGGGTACAATGGATCCTATGATAGACAAACTCGTCGATTATACGTTTAGGCCGCCTTCGCATGAAACCGAGGCAACTTTACCTCTGAGACTGAAACTAATGATACCGCAATCTTGCAGAGTTTTTCGTGATCTGGCCGCAGGGGTTTACGAGAAGGAACTTACGCTTTTGTTCATGCGATTGGCCAAAAATGGGATGAATATCGTCGACTTGGGCGCACATGTCGGGTACTACACGGTCTTGGCATCTCGATTGGTCGGACCTAAGGGGAAAGTGTACGCATTTGAGCCAGACCCCTTTAATATGGACTACTTGCTGAAGAATATCAAAAGGAATGATTGTTCAAATGTGATCGCTGTAAGGAAGGCGGTTTCCAATAGAACTGGACTGGCTTATTTCTCGGTCGATCCATACCATGGCCAGAGTCACTTGTCAACAATTGCATCGGAGAACTCCGTTATGGTTCAAACTGTGAGACTAGATAGTTTTCTTAAAGATGAGGAATGGCCTCGCATAGACTTGATTAAGGCCGATATCGAAGGTGGAGAAAGAGCAGCTATCGAGGGCATGAGAGAAATCTGTCGAAGGAACCCTGAAATATTGCTTATTATGGAGTGCAACCTGAATGCTCTGCATCGGTTCGGCACTACACGCGAGGACTTGATTGCCGTACTCTTAAGCTTGGATTTTCGTAAGGGGTATGTAATTGAGCGCAAGATGGAGCCGTTTGGCGTTGCAAAAAACTTTCCAAACAGAAGTTCAACGACATACAACCTATTACTTCAAAGGCAAGAGTAG